Proteins from a genomic interval of Sulfurimonas sp. HSL3-2:
- a CDS encoding HAD family hydrolase, with product MIKNILWDFDGVILDSMKIKGDGFVELFKEYDKDKVSLLEKYHYQNGGVSRFEKIKYFYNTILNREISEEKITALAIEFAKIIEKKLYQKENLFEESVEFIKMNYKNFDFHIVSGAEHKELNELCQYFGLSQYFKTINGSPTSKEILVMNIVEKYHYKRDETILIGDAMTDYNAAIKNNINFYGYNNPELKKNGPYIDSFKDFKI from the coding sequence ATGATTAAAAATATTTTATGGGATTTTGATGGTGTAATTCTTGATAGTATGAAGATCAAAGGTGATGGATTTGTAGAACTTTTTAAAGAATATGATAAAGATAAAGTAAGTTTATTGGAAAAATATCATTATCAAAATGGAGGAGTATCTAGATTTGAGAAGATAAAATACTTTTATAATACAATTCTTAATAGAGAAATAAGTGAAGAAAAAATTACTGCCTTAGCCATAGAGTTTGCAAAGATTATAGAAAAAAAACTTTACCAAAAAGAGAACCTCTTTGAAGAAAGCGTTGAGTTTATAAAAATGAATTATAAAAACTTTGACTTTCATATAGTTTCCGGAGCAGAACATAAAGAATTAAATGAGCTTTGTCAATATTTTGGTTTATCTCAATATTTTAAAACTATAAATGGAAGTCCAACTAGTAAAGAAATTTTAGTTATGAATATTGTAGAAAAATATCATTATAAAAGAGATGAGACGATCTTAATCGGTGATGCTATGACTGATTATAATGCAGCAATAAAAAATAATATTAACTTTTATGGATATAACAATCCGGAATTAAAAAAAAATGGACCATATATAGACAGTTTTAAGGATTTTAAAATATGA
- the rfbF gene encoding glucose-1-phosphate cytidylyltransferase: MKVLLLAGGFGTRLSEETDIRPKPMVEVGGKPILWHIMKIYSHYGFNDFVVLLGYKGYYIKEYFANYFLHQSDVSIDLKNNNMEILNNSSEPWKVTLIDTGLNSLTGSRIKKVQKYVGNEPFLLTYGDGVSDVNIEKLVQFHKSHGKAVTMTSVQPEGRFGALNITDDLQVTHFKEKPKGDGGWINGGFFVCESKVFDYISDGDNIVFEQEPLQNLANDGELFTYKHHGFWKPMDSLKDKNDLNKLWDENTAPWKVW, encoded by the coding sequence ATGAAAGTACTATTATTAGCTGGCGGATTCGGGACAAGACTGAGTGAAGAAACAGACATTCGGCCAAAACCTATGGTAGAAGTTGGAGGGAAACCAATCTTATGGCATATAATGAAGATATATTCTCATTACGGATTTAATGACTTTGTAGTACTGCTTGGATATAAAGGCTACTACATAAAAGAATACTTTGCCAATTATTTCTTACATCAAAGTGATGTGAGTATAGATTTGAAAAACAACAATATGGAAATATTGAATAATTCAAGTGAACCATGGAAAGTGACATTGATAGATACAGGTCTAAATAGTTTGACAGGTAGCCGTATAAAAAAAGTTCAAAAATATGTAGGAAACGAGCCGTTTCTGCTCACATATGGTGATGGTGTGAGTGATGTAAATATTGAAAAATTAGTACAGTTTCATAAATCTCACGGAAAAGCCGTAACAATGACATCTGTACAGCCAGAAGGTAGATTCGGAGCACTTAATATCACGGATGATCTTCAAGTAACACATTTTAAAGAGAAGCCTAAAGGTGACGGAGGCTGGATAAACGGTGGTTTTTTTGTATGCGAATCTAAAGTATTTGATTACATATCTGATGGTGATAATATTGTTTTTGAACAAGAACCATTGCAAAATCTTGCAAATGACGGTGAATTATTTACATATAAACATCATGGATTTTGGAAACCAATGGATAGCTTAAAAGATAAGAATGATCTTAATAAGCTTTGGGATGAGAATACAGCCCCATGGAAGGTATGGTGA